One Thermodesulfatator atlanticus DSM 21156 DNA window includes the following coding sequences:
- a CDS encoding MlaE family ABC transporter permease codes for MYNPLRALGHFSIVMIQEMGGMALMFFKAMMLTFRPPFRVRLLLKQMEFVGVKSTLVVVLTGLFSGMVLALQGYYGFRKFGGETLLGATVALSLLRELGPVLTGLMVTARAGSAMAAEIGTMRVTEQIDALEVMAVNPIHYLVVPRLWAAILMVPLLTVLADVVGIAGGYFVGVILLHIDAGIYIAKMKELVELSDIANGLYKAFVFGAILAVVGCFKGYHARGGAEGVGRATTQAVVISSISILIADYILTSLLFD; via the coding sequence GTGTATAACCCCTTAAGGGCGTTGGGGCATTTTTCCATAGTAATGATACAGGAAATGGGCGGCATGGCCCTTATGTTTTTTAAGGCCATGATGCTTACTTTTCGCCCTCCTTTTAGAGTTCGCCTCTTACTTAAACAGATGGAATTCGTTGGGGTTAAGTCCACTTTGGTGGTGGTGCTAACCGGTCTTTTTTCTGGAATGGTCCTCGCCCTCCAGGGATATTATGGCTTTCGCAAATTTGGTGGCGAAACCCTTTTAGGGGCCACTGTAGCCCTTTCTCTTTTGCGTGAGCTTGGGCCTGTGTTAACAGGGCTTATGGTTACCGCGCGTGCGGGTTCGGCTATGGCTGCTGAGATAGGCACCATGCGGGTTACCGAACAAATAGACGCCCTTGAAGTCATGGCTGTTAACCCTATTCATTATCTTGTCGTACCCCGGCTTTGGGCTGCTATCTTGATGGTTCCCCTTCTTACGGTGCTTGCCGACGTAGTGGGCATTGCAGGGGGATATTTCGTAGGGGTAATTCTCTTGCATATAGATGCTGGCATTTATATTGCAAAAATGAAAGAATTGGTCGAGCTTTCTGATATTGCCAATGGCCTTTATAAGGCTTTTGTGTTTGGTGCTATCCTTGCGGTGGTTGGGTGTTTTAAAGGTTATCATGCTCGTGGTGGGGCTGAAGGTGTTGGTAGGGCTACTACACAGGCGGTGGTTATTTCTTCGATAAGCATCCTCATTGCGGACTACATTCTTACCTCGCTTTTGTTTGACTAG
- the mtaB gene encoding tRNA (N(6)-L-threonylcarbamoyladenosine(37)-C(2))-methylthiotransferase MtaB — translation MRFRVAIATLGCKVNQVESASLGEAFERKGHKLVSFKEKADIYIVNTCAVTARAAYESRQLIRRALKKKPLLVVACGCYAQVAGKELKDLVKEPVLILGQQEKAKLLEIIESLSLPLEKTIISVSDTRDLRVCEPYPLSRFLGHRRAFLRVQDGCSVFCSYCIVPYARGPSRSLPLEEIRSQVRRYLASGYKEIVVTGVHLGLYGRDLSPSRSLLDIVLLLEKLKVPRFRLSSLEPLEISDELLDLLARAKGFCPHFHISLQSGSDEVLKKMGRRYQAADFKTLVEKIKKIFPEAAIGADVIAGFPGEREEDFAKTFVLLESLPISYLHVFPYSPRPGTKAASWPQVPPDKIAARAKKLQELSKAKRKAFLREQLGSEREVLVLRYVKEQGLYEGLTRNYVSVFFEADSSLLGEIARVKIERAVDSFLYGEIVRN, via the coding sequence ATGAGGTTTCGGGTCGCTATTGCTACTCTGGGATGCAAGGTCAATCAGGTTGAAAGTGCTTCTTTAGGCGAAGCCTTTGAAAGAAAGGGCCACAAGTTAGTCTCCTTCAAAGAAAAAGCAGACATTTACATTGTAAACACCTGTGCGGTAACGGCACGGGCGGCCTATGAGAGCCGCCAACTGATCCGAAGGGCTTTGAAAAAAAAGCCACTTTTAGTGGTTGCCTGTGGTTGTTATGCCCAGGTGGCGGGAAAGGAACTAAAAGACCTTGTCAAAGAGCCCGTTCTTATCCTTGGGCAACAAGAAAAGGCAAAACTTCTTGAAATTATCGAATCTCTTTCTTTGCCCCTTGAAAAAACTATTATCAGCGTAAGTGACACAAGGGACCTCCGTGTATGTGAGCCTTACCCCCTTAGTCGCTTTTTAGGTCATCGTAGGGCCTTTTTACGAGTTCAGGATGGCTGCAGCGTGTTTTGCAGCTATTGTATCGTTCCTTATGCTAGAGGTCCTTCACGAAGCCTTCCTTTAGAAGAAATACGTTCTCAGGTGCGCCGCTATTTGGCCTCAGGATACAAAGAAATAGTGGTCACAGGCGTCCATCTGGGTCTTTACGGCCGGGATCTAAGCCCCTCCAGAAGCCTTCTTGATATTGTTCTTTTGCTCGAAAAATTAAAAGTTCCGCGTTTTCGGCTTAGTTCTTTAGAGCCTCTTGAGATTTCAGACGAACTTTTGGATTTGCTTGCCCGGGCCAAAGGTTTTTGTCCTCATTTTCATATTTCTCTTCAAAGTGGAAGTGATGAGGTTTTGAAAAAGATGGGGCGGCGTTATCAGGCGGCTGATTTCAAGACCCTGGTGGAAAAAATTAAGAAAATTTTTCCTGAGGCTGCTATTGGCGCAGACGTGATCGCAGGATTTCCCGGAGAGAGGGAAGAAGACTTTGCAAAGACCTTTGTGCTTCTTGAAAGCCTTCCCATTTCGTACCTTCATGTGTTTCCCTATTCGCCAAGGCCAGGCACCAAGGCAGCTAGCTGGCCACAGGTTCCGCCAGACAAAATAGCCGCCAGGGCCAAAAAATTACAGGAGCTTTCAAAGGCCAAGCGCAAAGCCTTTTTGCGAGAACAGTTGGGAAGTGAACGCGAGGTCCTGGTCTTACGCTACGTAAAAGAGCAAGGCTTGTATGAGGGGCTTACGCGCAATTATGTTTCGGTGTTTTTTGAGGCTGATTCTTCTCTTCTTGGTGAGATTGCCAGAGTCAAAATTGAAAGGGCGGTTGATTCCTTCCTTTACGGAGAGATCGTTAGAAATTAG
- a CDS encoding ABC transporter ATP-binding protein produces MIKIIDLHKAFGPQKVLQGVNLEIPEGKITFIMGASGTGKSVLLKHIIGLISPDKGQILIDGKDITRLSEPELMEIRKRFGMLFQEGALFDSLTVGENVAFPLREHTKLSEREIRARVETKLSQVGLLKAIDKMPSELSGGMKKRVALARALALDPEIVLFDEPTTGLDPIMQESISNLIKETQQRLNLTCVVISHDVPIAFAIADKIAFLYEGKVIEEGSPEKIKHSKHPFVQKFIRALPTGFKEARDEQEQ; encoded by the coding sequence ATGATAAAGATCATCGACTTACATAAGGCTTTTGGGCCGCAAAAAGTCCTTCAAGGGGTAAATCTAGAAATCCCTGAAGGGAAGATAACTTTTATAATGGGAGCAAGCGGTACGGGAAAAAGTGTTCTTTTAAAACATATCATCGGCCTTATTAGTCCGGATAAAGGGCAAATCTTAATAGACGGAAAAGACATAACCAGGCTCTCTGAGCCAGAGCTTATGGAGATCCGCAAGCGTTTTGGGATGCTTTTTCAGGAAGGGGCCCTTTTTGATTCCCTTACCGTTGGCGAAAACGTAGCCTTTCCGTTGCGGGAGCACACCAAGCTTTCTGAACGCGAAATTAGGGCAAGGGTAGAAACGAAACTTTCCCAGGTAGGGCTTCTAAAGGCCATTGACAAAATGCCTTCAGAGCTCTCTGGGGGAATGAAAAAAAGGGTTGCTTTGGCGCGCGCCCTGGCCCTTGACCCTGAAATCGTACTTTTTGACGAACCAACTACCGGCCTTGATCCTATTATGCAAGAAAGTATTTCTAATCTCATCAAGGAAACCCAGCAGCGTCTTAATCTTACCTGTGTGGTGATTAGCCATGATGTTCCTATAGCCTTTGCTATTGCAGATAAAATCGCCTTTCTTTACGAAGGCAAAGTTATTGAAGAAGGGAGCCCTGAAAAAATAAAACACTCTAAACATCCCTTTGTACAAAAGTTTATTAGGGCTTTGCCTACAGGTTTTAAGGAGGCACGCGATGAACAAGAACAGTAA